A portion of the Hylaeus volcanicus isolate JK05 unplaced genomic scaffold, UHH_iyHylVolc1.0_haploid 12237, whole genome shotgun sequence genome contains these proteins:
- the LOC128884264 gene encoding uncharacterized protein LOC128884264 — MRSFKHFSQSILVSLTFAYFVYETLLMLMGVRINLMIRVMGQQEEIIQISQPYMAKSVSLFNESDQTGYGKNSNATIAYYPDTIFLQEHKNILYRNSSVLNENKNPTYTIIEDPVKRFYVINSSDIPTQQFSQYIIMSPSFNEVDKNTVYYGRPNFLSTPSRFVTPVESAVVNNQSNTGSLNQVPIEMIPLEGAQTNSADANVALTVTENSTITNQAYLYKSAALNNNNSLYLTSPTYQVPVQPQWNISTEQFRPNSPEFSPPVVSQSLIGETSPVTLPTLLEPVPSGASQILTNHEKNITNITLTNGKPNLNETNNSYYILTRPVSAEYINKSSLAGVFFDSTQNNQENNAKWEIDYRDAPYLIRRQSKDSVKSDGIKLTEDVSNQPFIYREPNNNQRNNNQSNISVENVVVHTVSQTPPLKKEEEITNFSFYNISSPGLYKLHGTSLLPILPDSIEALSIKRQNNAQMLSNEPQDSMSNQMNQSPNPTDTDVSYPNLIYANSQSNFFPMANMSEHSQYLQENDTVLSNTILNHMKNDMMQSLQKIPFDNPQTVTQSVLISPNEVSTWSSVNNSMQESNPNV; from the exons atgcgttccttcaaacatttttctcaaagTATTTTAGTGTCCTTAACATTTGCTTATTTTGTTTATGAGACTCTGTTGATGTTAATGGGGGTGCGAATAAATCTAATGATCCGTGTGATGGGACaacaagaagaaattattcaaatatcccAACCTTATATGGCAAAGTCTGTTAGTCTCTTTAATGAATCGGACCAAACAGGGTATGGAAAGAATTCAAATGCAACCATTGCTTACTACCCTGACActatttttttacaagaacataaaaatattttgtatagaaaCAGTTCTGttctaaatgaaaacaaaaatcctaCATATACTATTATTGAGGATCCTGTGAAAcgattttatgtaataaactCTTCTGATATCCCAACACAACAATTTTCTCAATACATAATAATGTCTCCCTCATTCAATGaagtagataaaaatacagtttatTATGGAAGGCCTAATTTTTTATCAACTCCATCCCGATTCGTAACTCCTGTGGAGTCTGCAGTGGTAAACAATCAATCGAATACGGGTAGCTTAAATCAAGTACCCATTGAAATGATTCCTTTGGAAGGTGCACAAACCAATTCAGCTGATGCCAATGTTGCTCTCACAGTAACagaaaattcaacaataaCAAATCAAGCATATCTTTACAAGAGTGCTGCTTTAAACAACAACAATTCTCTTTATTTGACGTCTCCTACTTATCAAGTCCCAGTACAGCCTCAGTGGAATATATCCACTGAACAATTTAGACCGAATTCACCAGAATTCTCACCACCCGTAGTATCTCAAAGTCTTATAGGCGAAACAAGTCCAGTGACCTTGCCAACCTTATTAGAGCCGGTACCCAGTGGTGCATCGCAAATTCTTACTAACCATGAAAAAAACATTACTAACATTACTCTCACAAATGGAAAACCCAATTTAAACGAGACCAATAATTcctattatattttaacgcGTCCGGTGTCCGcagaatatattaataaatctaGTCTAGCAGGCGTATTTTTCGATTCGACGCAGAACAACCaagaaaataatgcaaaatgGGAGATAGACTATAGAGACGCGCCTTATTTAATAAGGCGTCAGTCGAAAg ATTCCGTTAAAAGTGATGGAATAAAACTCACTGAAGACGTTTCGAATCAACCGTTCATTTATCGTGAACCAAATAATAACCAAAGGAACAATAACCAATCAAATATATCAGTAGAAAATGTTGTCGTTCATACCGTGAGTCAGACACCACCgttaaaaaaggaagaagaaataacaaacttttcattttataatatttcatcacCGGGTCTTTACAAGTTGCATGGAACATCACTTTTACCTATTCTTCCTGACTCTATTGAAGCTCTCTCTATTAAAAGGCAGAATAATGCTCAAATGCTTTCAAATGAACCACAGGATTCAATGTCAAATCAAATGAACCAGTCTCCTAATCCGACTGACACTGATGTTTCTTATCCAAACCTTATTTATGCTAATTCgcagtcaaatttttttcccaTGGCCAACATGAGTGAACATTCGCAATATCTTCAAGAAAATGACACAGTACTATCCAACACTATATTAAACCATATGAAGAACGATATGATGCAATCATTacaaaaaattccttttgaTAATCCACAAACTGTCACGCAATCAGTGCTCATAAGCCCAAATGAAGTCTCCACCTGGTCTTCCGTTAACAATAGTATGCAAGAAAGCAACCCAAACGTGTAA